A single window of Granulicella mallensis MP5ACTX8 DNA harbors:
- a CDS encoding TetR/AcrR family transcriptional regulator has protein sequence MPSVSKPSSSRRVLTDLRRREILAAAIKVFGKKGFADTRAEDVAAAAKIAKGTLYLYFKSKEDIYATAVLHAIGQLQSLVAERVSEASGVRDKLAAAIAIRLKFWLDQENLYRLLLTVGREQKHRRQTNDVLRVGHDSLLAIFEEGVASGELPPGNFDTLSWAILDMVRGCNERRLDGLTDRTPQQDADFIIETALQSLGI, from the coding sequence GTGCCCTCCGTCTCCAAACCCTCGTCCAGCCGCCGCGTGCTCACCGACCTGCGCCGTCGGGAGATTCTTGCTGCCGCCATCAAGGTCTTTGGAAAGAAGGGTTTCGCGGATACCCGCGCCGAAGACGTCGCCGCTGCCGCAAAGATTGCCAAGGGCACGCTTTATCTTTACTTCAAGTCCAAGGAAGACATCTACGCGACCGCCGTACTTCACGCCATCGGGCAGTTGCAGTCGCTGGTGGCAGAGCGCGTGTCGGAGGCCAGCGGCGTGCGGGACAAGTTGGCCGCCGCCATCGCCATCCGGTTGAAGTTCTGGCTCGACCAGGAAAATCTTTATCGCCTGCTGCTCACCGTAGGCCGCGAACAAAAGCACCGCCGCCAGACCAATGACGTTCTGCGTGTCGGCCACGACAGCCTTCTCGCGATCTTCGAGGAAGGCGTTGCCTCGGGCGAGCTGCCTCCCGGGAACTTCGATACGCTCTCCTGGGCCATCCTCGACATGGTTCGCGGCTGCAACGAACGCCGCCTCGACGGCCTCACCGACCGCACGCCGCAACAGGACGCTGATTTCATTATCGAAACCGCGCTGCAGAGCCTAGGTATTTAA
- a CDS encoding S10 family peptidase, producing the protein MRPTLSMAGLPVCALCLFAFAAGVPSLAQDHHGNDKTAVTTTTTVASETEKKPVALPADSITEGSVVAGGKTIAYKAVAGMLTVGSSDAQDATLGLDGKLLPDSGIDLPAKPEDQPATARIFYTAYFAKGSDTGTRPVVFFYNGGPGSATMYLRMGSMSPVRVLTPDTQHQFGGPYKTVPNQYSLLDTADLVFIDAPGTGYSRVMGKDAFKSFYGIDQDAGAFDRFIRRFLTKYDRWSSPKFLFGESYGTTRDAVLSATLQQHGVDLNGVVLLSQILSFDNSADGSDGNPGTDNGFFLALPSFAATAWYHHKIPNQPAELEPWLHEVEQYSIGDYASALLQGADLDPTKKAAVAAKLESYTGVPQALWLKANLRLTGGEFSKYLQDGSDTTTGRLDSRYEGPHLDPLSASADYDPFTESIEAAFMSAMNTYAHQTLKFGENMTYKSSAREPGWTWDMKHNGPGGGQGSGVNVSADLAYTMKVNPKMHVLLMGGYFDLGTLYFAATYEMKHLPLPTSLQKNISYKFFPTGHMVYVNEDALHGLHDRTAAFIKENEGGGQ; encoded by the coding sequence ATGCGTCCAACTCTTTCTATGGCCGGTCTCCCGGTCTGTGCCCTTTGTCTGTTCGCCTTTGCCGCTGGAGTGCCGTCGCTGGCCCAGGATCATCATGGCAATGACAAAACCGCCGTTACAACGACTACTACCGTTGCCTCTGAAACAGAGAAGAAGCCTGTAGCGCTTCCGGCAGACTCCATCACCGAGGGCTCCGTAGTTGCGGGTGGCAAGACGATCGCCTACAAGGCCGTCGCCGGCATGCTGACTGTCGGTTCGAGCGACGCGCAGGACGCGACCCTGGGCCTGGACGGCAAGCTGCTGCCGGACTCCGGTATCGATCTGCCCGCCAAGCCTGAAGATCAGCCCGCGACCGCGCGCATTTTTTATACGGCGTACTTCGCCAAGGGCTCGGACACGGGAACGCGGCCGGTAGTGTTCTTCTACAACGGCGGGCCGGGTTCGGCGACGATGTATCTGCGCATGGGCAGCATGTCGCCGGTACGGGTGCTGACGCCGGACACGCAGCACCAGTTCGGCGGACCGTACAAGACGGTGCCGAACCAATACAGCCTGTTGGACACCGCCGACCTGGTCTTCATTGACGCGCCGGGCACAGGCTACAGCCGCGTAATGGGCAAGGACGCGTTCAAGTCGTTCTACGGCATCGACCAGGATGCGGGCGCGTTTGACCGCTTCATCCGCCGCTTCCTGACCAAGTATGATCGCTGGTCGTCGCCCAAGTTCCTCTTCGGCGAAAGCTACGGCACCACGCGCGACGCCGTGCTGAGCGCGACGCTGCAACAGCATGGTGTGGACTTGAACGGAGTCGTGCTGCTGAGCCAAATCCTGAGCTTCGACAACTCGGCCGATGGCTCTGACGGCAACCCCGGAACAGACAACGGCTTCTTCCTCGCGCTGCCGAGCTTCGCGGCGACCGCTTGGTATCACCACAAGATTCCGAACCAGCCCGCGGAGCTTGAGCCCTGGCTGCATGAGGTGGAGCAGTACTCCATCGGAGACTACGCCTCGGCCCTGCTGCAGGGCGCGGACCTTGACCCCACGAAGAAGGCTGCCGTGGCGGCGAAGCTGGAGAGCTACACCGGCGTTCCCCAGGCTCTGTGGCTGAAGGCTAATCTGCGGCTGACGGGTGGCGAGTTCTCCAAGTACCTGCAGGATGGCAGCGACACGACGACAGGCCGTCTGGACTCACGCTATGAGGGACCGCACCTCGACCCGCTCAGCGCGAGCGCTGACTATGATCCGTTCACTGAGTCCATCGAGGCTGCTTTCATGTCGGCGATGAATACGTATGCGCACCAGACGCTGAAGTTCGGCGAGAACATGACCTACAAGTCGAGCGCGCGCGAGCCCGGCTGGACCTGGGACATGAAGCATAATGGCCCCGGCGGAGGTCAGGGTTCGGGCGTGAACGTCTCGGCTGACCTGGCCTACACGATGAAGGTGAACCCGAAGATGCATGTGCTGCTGATGGGCGGCTACTTTGATCTGGGCACGCTGTACTTTGCCGCAACCTACGAGATGAAGCACTTGCCCCTCCCCACCTCGCTGCAGAAGAACATCTCGTACAAGTTCTTCCCCACCGGCCATATGGTCTATGTGAATGAAGACGCGCTGCATGGACTGCATGACCGGACGGCGGCGTTCATCAAGGAGAATGAAGGCGGCGGCCAGTAG
- a CDS encoding DUF885 domain-containing protein, whose product MGAARSAETREDARLKAIYTAESAWRKAQRGGSDDENDETILPVLPSVDEATQQAKLVHWTKVMAQLDALKVEVLSPAEKVNYRVFRAQIAVLINGQKFRYYEMPVNSDSAFWSELSDPPINSFKTAEDYSHYLSQLNDTPRFFSEEVANMRAGLAHRFTPPKVTLEGRDVSIATIAEAKRAEDTPYWKPFATMPSSIPESRQGELRAEARTAIEQKIIPAYAVLLKFFREEYVPGAQEALAAESLPNGKAYYQAKILEYTTVDLTPEQIHEIGLHEMAGIHAEMLAAIQQTGFKGDFPAFLQYLRTDPQFYAKTPEELLMRAAYISKEFDGVSARYFGYLPRQRFAIRPVPPEIAPFYTSGRGGPGVYFVNTYDLPSRSLYSLPALTLHESAPGHAFQIPIAAEHKDLPKFRGAYISAYGEGWAVYCERLGTEMGIYHTPYETFGMLSYQAWRAARLVVDTGIHSQGWTREQARQYLRDNTALSEHEVDTEVDRYISWPGQALSYYLGELSILKERHKAEASLGAKFNIRAFHDAVLETGSVPLPVLEEHLDQWIAGGGVGPYPEMER is encoded by the coding sequence GTGGGTGCAGCCAGATCTGCCGAAACCCGGGAAGACGCCCGGCTGAAGGCGATCTATACGGCGGAGTCGGCGTGGCGCAAGGCGCAGCGTGGCGGCTCCGACGATGAGAACGACGAGACGATCCTGCCTGTTCTCCCGAGCGTGGACGAGGCAACGCAGCAGGCTAAGCTGGTGCACTGGACGAAGGTCATGGCGCAGCTTGACGCGCTGAAGGTCGAGGTTCTTTCGCCTGCGGAGAAGGTGAACTATCGGGTCTTTCGCGCACAGATTGCGGTGCTGATTAATGGCCAGAAGTTTCGCTACTACGAGATGCCGGTGAACTCCGACAGTGCGTTCTGGTCGGAACTGTCGGACCCGCCGATTAACTCCTTCAAGACGGCTGAGGACTATAGCCACTACCTTTCGCAGTTGAACGACACCCCGCGCTTCTTCAGTGAGGAGGTCGCGAACATGCGCGCCGGCCTGGCACACCGATTTACTCCCCCGAAGGTGACATTGGAGGGGCGTGATGTTTCGATCGCTACGATTGCGGAGGCGAAGCGGGCAGAGGACACGCCTTACTGGAAGCCCTTCGCCACGATGCCGTCTTCCATCCCTGAAAGCCGCCAGGGTGAGCTTCGGGCTGAGGCACGTACCGCCATCGAGCAGAAGATTATCCCCGCCTATGCGGTTCTGCTTAAGTTCTTTCGCGAAGAGTATGTTCCCGGAGCGCAGGAGGCGCTTGCAGCCGAGAGCCTGCCGAACGGCAAGGCTTACTACCAGGCCAAGATTCTCGAATACACGACAGTCGACCTGACTCCGGAGCAGATCCACGAGATCGGCCTGCACGAGATGGCCGGCATCCACGCGGAGATGCTCGCGGCGATCCAGCAGACGGGCTTCAAGGGCGACTTCCCGGCATTTCTCCAATACCTGCGCACGGATCCCCAGTTCTATGCAAAGACCCCGGAAGAGCTGCTGATGCGGGCGGCGTATATCTCCAAGGAGTTCGACGGTGTATCCGCGCGCTACTTCGGCTACCTGCCGCGACAACGCTTCGCGATTCGTCCGGTCCCGCCGGAGATCGCTCCGTTCTACACCTCGGGCCGCGGTGGTCCGGGAGTCTACTTCGTGAACACCTATGATCTGCCCTCGCGCAGCCTGTACTCGCTACCCGCGCTTACCCTGCATGAGTCGGCGCCGGGCCACGCGTTCCAGATTCCTATTGCGGCGGAGCATAAGGATCTGCCGAAGTTTCGCGGTGCGTATATCTCGGCTTACGGAGAAGGCTGGGCGGTGTACTGCGAGCGGCTGGGGACGGAGATGGGGATCTATCACACGCCCTACGAGACCTTCGGCATGCTGAGCTATCAGGCCTGGCGGGCGGCGCGGCTGGTGGTCGATACGGGCATTCACTCGCAGGGCTGGACCCGGGAACAGGCACGGCAGTATCTCCGCGACAACACGGCGCTTTCAGAGCACGAGGTCGATACCGAGGTGGATCGTTACATCTCCTGGCCGGGGCAGGCGCTCTCGTACTATCTCGGCGAGCTGTCGATCCTGAAGGAGCGTCACAAGGCAGAGGCCTCGTTGGGTGCGAAGTTCAATATCCGGGCGTTCCACGACGCCGTGCTGGAGACGGGTTCCGTGCCGCTGCCGGTGTTGGAAGAGCATCTTGACCAGTGGATCGCGGGCGGCGGGGTAGGGCCTTATCCCGAGATGGAGCGGTAG
- the glgA gene encoding glycogen synthase, with the protein MIEVGVTPPDAVQVAVQIMASIPAVVAIIPILSFTVSASHLCSSLRLSYAKRRKRDPAQFDFLEFQMRVGLMTREYPPYVYGGAGVHVEYLSRELAKKIEVEVHAWGDAPDHDGLRELETPHEAHLDVHFENPWPLISHGTQAKFKGALEALSLNLLQQLHLEKLDIIHTHTWYVSMAGFLAKKLYNIPFVLTTHSLEPLRAWKAEQLGSGYALSSWMEQTAILDADAVIAVSNGTKADILKAYPGVDPARIHVIYNGIDLNQYQWTPDTTALDAYGVDKTRPYVLFVGRITRQKGVTHLVEAIQHLPAGTQVVLCAGAPDTPEIAAEMREKVDAARAAGGNIVWIEKMVTKQEAIQLYSHCAVFCCPSVYEPFGIINLEAMACRAPVVASAVGGILEVVVEGETGHLVSFTADPVTTFPTDPAQFARDLAIRIAALLANSVQAKQMGEAGRKRVEDHFSWTAIAAQTIDLYEKLIAARI; encoded by the coding sequence GTGATCGAAGTAGGCGTCACTCCCCCTGATGCAGTGCAGGTCGCAGTGCAGATCATGGCAAGCATCCCTGCCGTTGTGGCTATCATCCCAATCTTGAGCTTCACCGTTTCCGCCTCTCATTTATGCTCGTCGTTGCGCCTGAGCTACGCTAAGAGGCGCAAGCGCGACCCTGCGCAGTTCGATTTCCTGGAGTTCCAAATGCGTGTAGGCCTGATGACCCGTGAATATCCACCCTACGTCTACGGAGGCGCTGGAGTCCATGTCGAGTATCTCTCCCGAGAACTTGCAAAGAAGATCGAGGTCGAGGTCCACGCCTGGGGCGACGCTCCCGATCACGATGGGCTGCGCGAGCTCGAAACGCCGCACGAGGCGCATCTCGATGTTCACTTCGAGAATCCGTGGCCGCTGATCTCGCACGGCACGCAGGCCAAGTTCAAGGGCGCGCTGGAGGCGCTCTCGCTGAACCTGCTGCAGCAGCTTCATCTCGAGAAGCTGGACATCATCCACACCCATACCTGGTACGTCTCGATGGCAGGCTTCCTTGCCAAGAAGCTCTACAACATCCCCTTCGTGCTCACGACGCACTCCCTTGAGCCGCTGCGCGCCTGGAAGGCCGAGCAGCTTGGCTCCGGCTACGCGTTGAGTTCGTGGATGGAGCAGACGGCCATCCTCGACGCCGATGCCGTCATCGCCGTCTCCAACGGCACCAAGGCCGACATCCTGAAGGCCTATCCCGGCGTCGATCCTGCACGCATCCACGTCATCTATAACGGGATCGACCTGAACCAGTACCAGTGGACGCCCGACACTACCGCGCTGGACGCGTACGGAGTCGACAAGACCAGGCCCTACGTCCTGTTCGTCGGCCGCATCACGCGGCAGAAGGGTGTGACCCACCTCGTCGAGGCCATTCAGCATCTGCCCGCAGGAACGCAGGTGGTGCTCTGTGCCGGCGCTCCCGACACCCCCGAGATCGCCGCCGAGATGCGCGAGAAAGTGGACGCCGCCCGCGCCGCCGGGGGCAACATTGTCTGGATCGAAAAGATGGTGACCAAGCAGGAGGCCATCCAGCTCTACTCGCACTGCGCGGTCTTCTGCTGCCCCTCGGTCTACGAGCCCTTCGGCATCATCAACCTGGAAGCGATGGCGTGCCGTGCACCGGTCGTCGCGTCGGCGGTCGGCGGAATCCTGGAGGTCGTCGTTGAGGGTGAAACCGGTCATCTCGTGTCCTTTACGGCCGATCCGGTCACAACCTTCCCCACCGACCCGGCGCAGTTCGCTCGTGATCTCGCCATACGCATCGCGGCCCTTCTCGCAAACTCCGTGCAGGCAAAACAGATGGGTGAAGCCGGACGCAAACGCGTGGAAGATCATTTTTCGTGGACTGCCATCGCAGCACAAACGATTGATCTTTACGAAAAGCTCATCGCGGCACGAATCTAG
- a CDS encoding transaldolase, protein MANLLDQLKSMTTVVSDTGDINAIKKYKPTDATTNPSLIATAATMPEYQPIVDGVLKTAREKAPAGASNADVAASAFKSLAVAFGLKILEIVPGRVSTEVDARLSYDTEGSLAAARDIIKQYAAAGIGPDRVLIKLASTWEGIRAAEILEKEGIHCNMTLLFGIHQAVAAAEAHVTLISPFVGRILDWYKQDTGKDYKGADDPGVQSVTEIYHYYKKFGYKTVVMGASFRNIGEITELAGCDLLTIAPKLLEELQTSEGTLPRKLDPAASKNDPIEKISVDKATFDKMHAENKMAHDKLKEGIDGFAKALVGLEHLLTERLTEIS, encoded by the coding sequence ATGGCAAATTTGTTGGATCAACTCAAGTCGATGACGACCGTCGTCTCCGATACCGGCGATATCAACGCCATCAAGAAGTACAAACCGACCGACGCGACGACGAATCCTTCGCTCATCGCAACGGCCGCCACCATGCCCGAGTATCAGCCCATCGTTGACGGTGTGCTGAAGACCGCACGCGAGAAGGCGCCCGCCGGAGCTTCCAACGCCGATGTTGCCGCCTCCGCCTTCAAGTCGCTTGCTGTCGCCTTCGGCCTCAAGATCCTTGAGATCGTCCCGGGCCGCGTCTCCACCGAGGTCGATGCTCGCTTGAGCTACGACACCGAGGGCTCGCTCGCCGCCGCCCGCGACATCATCAAGCAGTACGCCGCAGCCGGCATCGGCCCCGATCGCGTCCTCATCAAGCTCGCCTCCACCTGGGAGGGCATCCGCGCCGCCGAGATCCTCGAAAAAGAGGGCATCCACTGCAACATGACGCTGCTCTTCGGCATACACCAGGCTGTCGCCGCCGCCGAAGCGCACGTCACCCTGATCTCGCCCTTCGTAGGCCGCATCCTCGACTGGTACAAACAGGACACCGGCAAGGACTACAAGGGTGCCGACGATCCTGGCGTTCAGTCGGTCACCGAGATCTATCACTACTACAAGAAGTTCGGCTATAAGACCGTTGTCATGGGAGCGAGCTTCCGCAACATCGGCGAGATCACCGAGCTGGCCGGCTGCGACCTGCTCACCATCGCTCCCAAGCTGCTCGAAGAGCTGCAGACGAGCGAAGGCACGCTGCCGCGCAAGCTCGATCCGGCTGCCTCCAAGAACGATCCGATCGAGAAGATTTCGGTCGATAAGGCTACCTTCGACAAGATGCACGCAGAGAACAAGATGGCGCATGACAAGCTGAAGGAAGGCATTGACGGCTTCGCCAAGGCCCTCGTAGGCCTCGAGCACTTGCTGACCGAGCGTCTGACGGAGATCTCCTAA
- a CDS encoding glycosyltransferase 87 family protein, whose protein sequence is MRLAALGFSLFFVLSFLFIALHRLHYPFEIDRVESGMMTSVWRLRHGYPLYAAPSLEWASYLYAPLFFYLSAALSKVMGLSYAPLRMVSILSTFGTFGVIFLMVWKETRRWAAAVVAVGLFASLYVLVLGWFDVGRVDSLSVFLFLLAVLATRRAHPLLAAVMWLLAFHGKQTFLPLGLAIFLVEWQRPKRMLMGMAAFAAMAWASVAWLNHLTQHWYSFYAFGTTGSLGWAPREAAMFMPHDLLEPLPVAVIFILAATLLAPMRWREREGSFFAIVTVLIGGAVWFVRAHGGANINATIPLYAWVAILTGVAIHRLLERWEAAGSPTFAVGRTRITVPALLWMALTVQLMAHLYRPGQVLPMQGALEGRQQFLADLRATPGDVWVVNHSYDGLMAGKPMHAEMDALDAVLGRSYQPAVQEFDRQIAGQHFTAVVLDRDPDSYAPKGLFTAAPFSNVYALRVAARGAQVDQPTLILLPCAVASTAQPQSGLLRLYVGFVDRSPCKS, encoded by the coding sequence TTGCGGCTGGCCGCCCTCGGGTTTTCGCTTTTCTTTGTACTGTCATTCCTCTTTATCGCTCTGCATCGACTGCACTATCCGTTTGAGATAGACCGCGTCGAGAGCGGCATGATGACCTCGGTGTGGAGGCTGCGCCACGGCTATCCGCTCTACGCGGCGCCGAGCCTGGAGTGGGCCTCCTACCTGTATGCCCCCCTGTTCTTTTATCTCTCTGCCGCATTGTCCAAGGTCATGGGCCTCAGCTATGCGCCGCTGCGGATGGTGTCGATCCTTTCGACGTTCGGCACCTTTGGCGTGATCTTTCTGATGGTTTGGAAAGAGACCAGGCGGTGGGCCGCCGCGGTGGTGGCTGTCGGCCTCTTTGCCAGCCTGTACGTGCTGGTGCTGGGCTGGTTCGATGTAGGCAGGGTCGATTCGCTGTCGGTCTTCCTGTTTCTCCTGGCGGTGTTGGCGACGCGGCGTGCGCATCCTCTGCTGGCTGCGGTGATGTGGCTGCTGGCCTTCCATGGCAAGCAGACCTTTCTCCCCCTGGGGCTGGCGATCTTCCTGGTGGAGTGGCAGCGACCGAAGCGCATGCTGATGGGCATGGCTGCCTTTGCTGCCATGGCCTGGGCCAGCGTGGCTTGGCTCAACCATCTGACGCAGCACTGGTACAGCTTCTACGCCTTTGGAACGACGGGGTCTCTCGGCTGGGCTCCGCGCGAGGCCGCGATGTTTATGCCGCACGATCTGTTGGAGCCGTTACCAGTAGCCGTGATATTCATCCTGGCTGCTACTCTGCTGGCTCCCATGCGCTGGCGAGAGCGGGAGGGATCATTCTTTGCGATCGTGACCGTCCTGATCGGCGGCGCGGTGTGGTTCGTTCGAGCGCATGGCGGAGCCAATATCAACGCGACGATTCCGCTGTATGCGTGGGTTGCGATTCTGACAGGGGTGGCGATCCACCGACTCCTGGAGCGCTGGGAGGCAGCGGGCAGTCCCACCTTTGCAGTGGGCCGCACGCGTATCACTGTACCTGCGCTGCTATGGATGGCGCTGACGGTGCAGTTGATGGCTCACCTCTATCGTCCCGGACAGGTGCTGCCTATGCAGGGAGCGCTGGAGGGCCGTCAGCAGTTTCTCGCAGACCTGCGAGCGACCCCAGGGGACGTGTGGGTCGTAAACCACAGCTACGATGGCCTGATGGCAGGGAAGCCGATGCACGCGGAGATGGACGCGCTGGATGCGGTTCTGGGCCGGAGTTATCAGCCTGCCGTACAGGAGTTCGATCGTCAGATCGCCGGACAACACTTTACGGCGGTCGTTCTGGATCGTGATCCGGACAGCTATGCGCCTAAGGGGCTCTTTACGGCGGCGCCGTTCAGCAATGTCTATGCCTTGCGTGTTGCGGCTCGCGGTGCGCAGGTGGACCAGCCAACGCTCATCCTGCTGCCGTGCGCGGTTGCGTCCACTGCCCAGCCCCAGAGCGGGTTGCTTCGTCTGTATGTTGGTTTTGTAGACCGCTCCCCGTGCAAGTCTTAG
- a CDS encoding glycosyltransferase family 2 protein encodes MGELRATNQAAHASVQDTSPRIAVLIPCHNEEAAIGKVIAAFARELPSAAIYVYDNNSTDRTIEVARAAGAFVSVERLQGKGNVVRRMFSDIEADAYVLVDGDDTYEAASSVSMLDMLFTEGIDMVTGTRVTNISAAYRRGHRFGNVMLTGIVRSIFGDRITDMLSGYRVFSRRFVKSFPALSSGFETETELTIHALELKMPLGELETPYRDRGEGSTSKLNTYKDGVRILATIVSLVKDQRPLQFFTIAGVILFVLGVGLSVPILIEFHQTHLVPRFPTAILSTGIVLLSFLSMVCGLVLDSVARGRKEAKRMTYLSIPASIIRRG; translated from the coding sequence ATGGGGGAACTTCGTGCTACCAATCAGGCCGCGCATGCCAGCGTCCAGGACACCTCACCGCGTATCGCGGTCCTGATCCCCTGCCATAATGAAGAAGCCGCCATTGGCAAAGTGATCGCTGCCTTTGCCCGCGAGCTTCCCTCGGCGGCGATCTACGTCTACGACAACAACTCCACCGACCGCACGATCGAAGTCGCCCGGGCTGCCGGGGCGTTTGTCTCTGTCGAGCGGCTGCAGGGCAAGGGCAATGTCGTACGCCGCATGTTCTCCGATATCGAGGCCGACGCCTACGTGCTCGTCGACGGCGACGACACCTACGAAGCCGCCAGCTCCGTATCCATGCTCGACATGCTCTTCACCGAAGGCATCGACATGGTCACCGGCACACGCGTCACCAACATCTCCGCCGCGTATCGGCGCGGGCATCGCTTCGGCAACGTCATGCTTACGGGCATCGTCCGCTCCATCTTCGGCGACCGCATTACGGACATGCTCTCCGGCTACCGCGTCTTCAGCCGCCGCTTCGTCAAGAGCTTCCCGGCCCTGAGCTCCGGCTTCGAGACCGAAACCGAGCTGACCATCCACGCGCTGGAGCTCAAGATGCCACTTGGCGAACTCGAAACTCCCTACCGCGATCGGGGCGAAGGCAGCACCTCAAAGCTGAATACCTACAAGGATGGTGTGCGTATCCTCGCGACCATCGTCTCGCTGGTCAAGGATCAACGTCCCCTGCAGTTCTTCACAATTGCCGGAGTCATCCTGTTCGTGCTGGGCGTGGGCTTGAGCGTGCCGATCCTGATCGAGTTCCACCAGACTCATCTCGTCCCACGCTTTCCGACGGCCATCCTCTCAACGGGAATCGTGCTGCTGTCGTTCCTCTCGATGGTCTGCGGCCTGGTGCTGGACTCCGTCGCCCGGGGCCGCAAAGAGGCCAAGCGCATGACCTATCTTTCGATACCTGCCTCGATCATCCGGCGCGGTTAG
- a CDS encoding ribbon-helix-helix domain-containing protein: protein MATTIEKISIALPPEMVASLRQAVDAGEYSSSSEVVREALRDWSHKRQLQQNGVEELRSIWKTAREKNGPYVPVDEVMDRLERKYQAIADAAGATD from the coding sequence ATGGCTACGACAATCGAAAAAATCTCCATCGCGCTGCCCCCTGAAATGGTCGCTTCACTGCGCCAGGCGGTGGATGCCGGCGAATACTCTTCTTCGAGCGAAGTCGTGCGTGAGGCTCTACGCGACTGGAGCCACAAGCGCCAGCTGCAGCAGAACGGCGTCGAGGAACTGCGCAGCATTTGGAAGACTGCCCGTGAGAAGAATGGCCCCTACGTGCCGGTCGACGAGGTTATGGATCGCCTCGAACGCAAGTACCAGGCGATCGCCGACGCGGCAGGTGCGACCGACTAA
- a CDS encoding type II toxin-antitoxin system RelE/ParE family toxin, whose translation MHVEYSLDIEEDLDEIAAYIAADNPRRAVSFIREIRAEIDRIGQRPLMYQLRPDVGEDARLAVVGRYVILFWIDGDVVRIERVVQGNRFLPVLF comes from the coding sequence ATGCATGTTGAATACTCGCTAGACATAGAAGAAGATCTGGACGAGATCGCGGCCTATATCGCGGCCGACAACCCGCGACGCGCTGTGAGTTTCATTCGGGAGATACGTGCCGAGATTGATCGCATTGGCCAGAGACCGCTGATGTACCAATTGCGCCCGGACGTCGGCGAGGATGCACGTCTGGCTGTGGTCGGTCGCTACGTCATTCTGTTTTGGATCGATGGCGACGTGGTGCGTATTGAGCGCGTGGTGCAGGGCAACAGGTTTCTTCCTGTGCTTTTCTAA
- a CDS encoding DUF6429 family protein, translated as MEYDHNKVDEIVLALLTLTMFPDEPVMRAWKGYDWDVMDRLHAKGYISDPKSKSKSVVLSDEGLRLAKELFERHFGVKP; from the coding sequence ATGGAATACGACCATAACAAAGTAGACGAGATCGTGCTGGCGTTGCTAACCCTGACCATGTTCCCCGACGAGCCAGTAATGCGAGCGTGGAAGGGATATGACTGGGACGTGATGGATCGGTTACACGCCAAAGGTTATATCTCCGATCCGAAGAGCAAGTCCAAATCAGTAGTGTTGAGCGACGAGGGACTGCGGCTGGCAAAGGAGTTGTTCGAGCGGCACTTCGGGGTCAAGCCATAG